In Rhizobium sp. N324, a single genomic region encodes these proteins:
- a CDS encoding TldD/PmbA family protein, which translates to MSSEIDSSTLLSRASQLIDLARKAGADAADAVVVRSRSQSVSVRLGKVEGTESSESDDFSLRVFIGKRVASVSANPGFDLQALAERAVAMAKVSPEDPFACLADEASLAKSYPDLQLLDTTEVSSEMLREAGLAAEAAALAVKGVTNSSGAGASAGMGGLVLATSHGFEGSYMASRFGHSVSVIAGEGTGMERDYDFDSRLYYAELDDPAEIGRRAGERVVKRINPRQVPTGKDVTVIFDPRVARGFVGHIAGAINGAAVARKSSFLRDRMGQQVLKSGLSITDDPLIVRGPSSRPFDGEGVSGERLVMIEDGVLKHWFLSTSTGRELGLQTNGRGVRGGTAVSPSSTNLALEPGDITPEELIRNVGNGFYVTELIGHGVNMITGEYSRGATGFWVENGELTFSVSEVTIASNLKEMFMRLTPANDIDRKFGVAAPTFAIEGMTLAGR; encoded by the coding sequence ATGTCCTCAGAAATCGATTCCTCGACACTTCTTTCCCGCGCAAGTCAATTGATCGATCTGGCCAGGAAGGCAGGGGCCGATGCAGCCGATGCCGTCGTCGTCCGATCGCGCTCGCAATCGGTCAGCGTTCGCCTCGGCAAGGTCGAGGGCACGGAATCCTCCGAAAGCGACGATTTTTCGCTGCGCGTCTTCATCGGCAAGCGCGTCGCCAGCGTTTCGGCCAATCCGGGCTTCGATCTGCAGGCGCTTGCCGAACGTGCCGTCGCCATGGCCAAAGTCTCGCCGGAAGACCCCTTCGCCTGCCTCGCGGATGAGGCGAGCCTTGCGAAATCCTATCCCGACCTGCAATTGCTCGATACCACCGAGGTCTCCTCCGAGATGCTGCGCGAGGCGGGCCTTGCCGCTGAGGCCGCGGCCCTTGCGGTCAAGGGTGTCACCAATTCCTCCGGCGCCGGCGCCTCGGCCGGCATGGGCGGCCTGGTTCTCGCCACCTCGCACGGTTTCGAAGGCAGCTACATGGCCTCGCGTTTCGGCCATTCCGTCAGCGTTATCGCTGGCGAAGGCACCGGCATGGAGCGGGATTATGATTTCGACAGCCGGCTCTATTATGCCGAGCTCGACGATCCCGCTGAAATCGGCCGCCGCGCCGGCGAACGGGTGGTCAAGCGCATCAATCCGCGCCAGGTGCCGACCGGCAAGGACGTCACCGTCATCTTCGATCCGCGCGTCGCCCGCGGCTTCGTCGGCCATATCGCCGGCGCAATCAACGGCGCCGCCGTCGCCCGCAAGTCCAGTTTCCTGCGCGACCGGATGGGGCAGCAGGTGCTGAAATCGGGCCTGTCGATCACCGACGATCCGCTGATCGTGCGCGGCCCCTCCTCGCGCCCCTTCGACGGCGAGGGTGTATCGGGCGAGCGGCTGGTGATGATCGAGGACGGCGTCCTCAAACACTGGTTCCTGTCGACCTCGACCGGGCGCGAACTTGGTCTTCAGACCAACGGCCGCGGCGTGCGCGGCGGCACCGCCGTCTCGCCGTCCTCCACCAACCTTGCGCTGGAACCCGGCGATATCACGCCGGAGGAGCTGATCCGCAACGTCGGCAACGGTTTTTATGTCACCGAATTGATCGGCCATGGCGTCAACATGATCACCGGCGAATACAGCCGCGGCGCCACCGGCTTCTGGGTCGAGAACGGCGAACTGACATTCTCGGTCTCCGAGGTAACGATCGCCTCGAACCTCAAGGAGATGTTCATGCGCCTGACGCCGGCAAACGACATCGACCGCAAGTTCGGCGTCGCGGCTCCGACCTTCGCCATCGAAGGCATGACGCTGGCAGGGCGCTAG
- the waaA gene encoding lipid IV(A) 3-deoxy-D-manno-octulosonic acid transferase yields MSSRMARFGLSAYRLAGTVASPVVGLYITYRTAKGKEDRARRLERFGYPSANRPQGPLVWFHAASVGETNAVIPLIREIRRRDIHVILTTGTITSARLAAERLGSDAIHQYVPLDLKPSVSRFLDYWQPDCAIIAESEIWPATVLELGRRRIPQILINARMSDRSFARWRRRPAIAEALFENLALVIAQSDIDAERFRDLGAVPVITSGNLKVDTDAPPYDSAVLARYKKQIGDRKTWAAISTFDGEENAAAIVHRALRERDRQLTIIVPRHPERCDEIEAALVKLGLKVARRTRDDVLSEDVDIFLGDTIGEMGLYLRLTEIAFVGRSLFAEGGQNPLEPAMLGCAVLSGGHVQNFREAYQKLARSGSARMVRDTEMLAKGVHYLLINDEARRNMIDAGITAVHEMRGALTATVKGLEPYINPLTVKARLLPKAVAQV; encoded by the coding sequence ATGAGCTCCCGGATGGCGCGCTTCGGTCTGAGCGCATACCGTCTGGCGGGAACCGTGGCCTCTCCTGTCGTCGGCCTCTATATCACCTACCGCACGGCCAAGGGCAAGGAAGACCGGGCGCGCCGCCTGGAACGCTTCGGCTATCCGAGCGCCAATCGGCCGCAGGGCCCGCTCGTCTGGTTCCATGCCGCAAGTGTGGGCGAGACCAATGCCGTCATCCCGCTGATCCGCGAAATCCGCCGCCGCGACATCCATGTGATTTTGACCACCGGCACCATCACCTCCGCCAGACTCGCCGCCGAGCGCCTTGGCAGCGACGCGATCCACCAATATGTGCCGCTCGACCTGAAGCCCTCGGTCAGCCGCTTCCTCGATTACTGGCAGCCTGATTGCGCCATCATCGCCGAATCCGAAATCTGGCCGGCAACGGTGCTGGAGCTCGGCCGCCGCCGCATTCCGCAGATCCTGATCAATGCCCGCATGTCGGATCGCTCCTTCGCCCGCTGGCGCCGCCGCCCGGCCATCGCCGAAGCCTTGTTCGAGAATCTCGCTCTCGTCATCGCCCAGTCGGATATCGATGCCGAACGTTTCCGCGATCTCGGCGCCGTTCCCGTCATCACCTCCGGCAATCTGAAGGTCGATACCGACGCGCCGCCCTATGACAGCGCTGTCCTTGCCCGCTACAAGAAGCAGATCGGCGACCGCAAGACCTGGGCGGCGATCTCGACCTTCGACGGCGAGGAGAATGCCGCCGCCATCGTCCATCGGGCCCTGAGGGAGCGCGATCGTCAGCTGACGATCATCGTGCCGCGTCACCCGGAGCGCTGCGACGAGATCGAGGCGGCTCTGGTCAAGCTAGGGCTGAAGGTCGCCCGCCGCACCCGCGACGATGTCTTGTCGGAAGATGTCGATATTTTCCTCGGCGATACGATCGGCGAAATGGGCCTCTATTTGAGACTGACGGAAATCGCCTTCGTCGGCCGCTCGCTCTTTGCCGAAGGCGGCCAGAACCCGCTGGAGCCCGCCATGCTCGGCTGCGCCGTTCTCTCCGGCGGCCATGTGCAGAATTTCCGCGAGGCCTATCAGAAGCTTGCCCGCAGCGGCAGCGCCCGCATGGTGCGCGACACCGAAATGCTGGCCAAGGGCGTGCATTACCTTTTGATCAACGACGAAGCCCGCCGCAACATGATCGACGCCGGCATCACCGCCGTGCACGAGATGCGCGGGGCGTTGACTGCGACCGTCAAGGGGCTGGAACCCTATATCAATCCGCTGACGGTGAAGGCGCGGCTGCTGCCCAAGGCCGTGGCCCAGGTCTGA
- the rsmD gene encoding 16S rRNA (guanine(966)-N(2))-methyltransferase RsmD: MRIVGGEFRGRPLAVPKSNEIRPTADRTRESLFNILSHAYPECVDGTRILDLFAGTGAVGLEAVSRGCRHALFVENSVEGRALLWENIDALGLHGRTRILRRDATDLGSVGNLEAFDVLFADPPYGKGLGEKAMAAAAQGGWIRPGAIAVLEERADIVVSVHPSYVFLEDRIFGDTRVHFFRYQPQ, translated from the coding sequence GTGCGGATCGTCGGCGGTGAGTTTCGCGGACGGCCTCTCGCCGTGCCAAAATCCAACGAGATCCGGCCGACTGCCGACCGGACGCGCGAGAGCCTGTTCAATATATTGAGCCATGCCTATCCGGAATGCGTTGACGGCACCCGGATCCTCGACCTTTTTGCCGGAACCGGCGCCGTTGGCCTCGAAGCCGTGTCACGCGGCTGTCGCCATGCGCTCTTCGTCGAAAACAGCGTCGAGGGCAGGGCGCTGCTCTGGGAAAACATCGATGCGCTCGGTCTGCACGGCCGCACGCGCATCCTGCGCCGCGATGCGACCGATCTCGGCAGCGTCGGCAATCTCGAAGCTTTCGACGTGCTGTTTGCCGATCCGCCCTATGGCAAGGGGCTCGGTGAAAAGGCGATGGCGGCGGCGGCCCAGGGCGGCTGGATCAGGCCGGGCGCGATCGCGGTGCTCGAAGAGCGCGCCGATATTGTCGTTTCCGTGCATCCTTCCTATGTTTTCCTCGAAGACCGCATCTTTGGCGATACGAGGGTGCATTTCTTCCGGTATCAGCCGCAATAA
- a CDS encoding copper uptake system-associated protein: MKTIIALLACVLFASMASADDDPQQAIPARLKLMFERPDKPLDIAPVVVQADWAIAGWRQAGRGGRALLKKTHHGWSIYLSSGDSLKDAGTLEKIGLSANDAAGLAARLKEAEAGLDPSALALFSSFEGTVMMMNEASNGAGGGHEGHAQ, translated from the coding sequence ATGAAGACGATCATTGCCCTTCTCGCCTGCGTGCTTTTCGCATCCATGGCATCTGCGGACGACGATCCGCAACAGGCGATCCCGGCAAGGCTGAAGCTGATGTTCGAAAGGCCCGATAAGCCCTTGGACATCGCCCCGGTCGTCGTCCAGGCCGATTGGGCGATCGCCGGCTGGCGGCAGGCTGGGCGCGGCGGACGCGCCTTGCTGAAAAAGACGCATCATGGCTGGAGCATCTATCTCAGCAGCGGCGACAGCCTGAAGGATGCCGGGACGCTGGAAAAAATCGGGCTGTCGGCAAATGACGCCGCCGGGCTGGCTGCGAGGCTGAAAGAGGCCGAGGCCGGCCTCGATCCCTCCGCGCTGGCGCTGTTTTCGAGCTTCGAGGGCACGGTCATGATGATGAACGAGGCATCGAATGGCGCGGGCGGCGGCCATGAGGGCCATGCCCAATGA
- a CDS encoding HAD family hydrolase, which produces MAAASVIKGILFDKDGTLLDYDESWLPVNRELARIAAEGDPLLADRLLSACGMDPVTGHIVPDSLLAAGNTRQIAEGLVAAGSMVDVGELTLRLDDLFADAAEFSVPVTDLAGFFARLHHRGFKLGVASSDNERSIRQTAERFGFAHYVDYIAGYDSGFGVKPEPGMVLGFCAATGLSPEEVAMVGDNNHDLHMGLNAGTGLRIAVLTGTGSRDSLAAAADHVLDDITAIETLLPDLQPA; this is translated from the coding sequence ATGGCGGCAGCGTCCGTTATCAAAGGCATTCTCTTCGACAAGGACGGCACGCTGCTCGACTATGACGAGAGCTGGCTACCGGTAAACCGTGAGCTTGCCCGCATTGCCGCCGAAGGGGACCCACTTCTCGCCGACCGGCTGCTGTCTGCCTGCGGCATGGATCCGGTAACCGGCCATATCGTTCCCGACAGCCTGCTTGCCGCCGGCAATACCCGCCAGATTGCCGAGGGTCTGGTTGCCGCGGGCTCGATGGTCGATGTCGGCGAACTGACACTCCGCCTCGACGACCTCTTTGCCGACGCCGCCGAATTTTCCGTGCCGGTGACCGATCTCGCCGGCTTCTTCGCGCGGCTGCATCACCGCGGCTTCAAACTCGGCGTCGCTTCCAGCGACAATGAACGCTCGATCCGCCAGACGGCGGAGCGCTTCGGTTTCGCCCACTATGTCGATTATATCGCCGGCTACGACAGCGGTTTCGGCGTCAAGCCGGAGCCGGGCATGGTGCTCGGCTTCTGCGCCGCGACCGGTCTTTCGCCTGAGGAAGTGGCGATGGTCGGTGATAACAATCACGATCTGCACATGGGCCTGAATGCCGGAACGGGGCTGAGGATTGCGGTGCTGACCGGCACCGGTTCGCGCGATTCGCTTGCCGCGGCCGCCGATCATGTGCTCGACGATATCACCGCCATCGAGACGCTGCTGCCGGATCTGCAGCCGGCCTAA
- a CDS encoding monovalent cation:proton antiporter-2 (CPA2) family protein, whose amino-acid sequence MSAPNAFFSETILLLGGAVVAAPIFKKLGLGTVLGYLAAGIVIGPVFHGITDGEQILAVAELGVVFLLFIIGLELKPSRLWQMRRDIFGLGTAQVVVTGLALTALAWFSQVLDWRGSIVAGFGLALSSTAFAMQILEGDGDVNTRYGQRSFSMLLFQDLAIVPLLALITVLDGGGKSSHAPLADFAVAVGAVAAMVVMGRYLLTPLFQIIARTGAREAMIAAALFVVMGSASLMQLAGLSMAMGAFLSGVMLAESSYRHELEADIEPFRGVLLAIFFIAVGLSLQLDVLAENALFVIVAVPIVMAVKAIIIYGLCRVSGSPHDDAIRIAFLLPQGGEFGFVLFTAAATVGLMAASTASLLVAIVTLSMALTPIGAALSKRLLSGDEHEELDEDFEGAGADVLMVGFSRFGQIAAQILLAGGRSVTVIDFSADRIRQASAFGFRIYFGDGARKDVLRSAGIERAKIVLVCTQKKEITDKVVELVQADYPHTRLYVRSYDRIHSIELRNKGVDYELRETLESGLLFGRRTLEALGVSEVDAYEIGEDIRKRDEARLVLQVSEGLQAGRDMLFSHPVRPEPLVKPKRAADPFEDDPLAGTVDATVEA is encoded by the coding sequence ATGTCCGCGCCCAATGCCTTTTTTTCCGAAACGATCCTGCTGCTCGGCGGAGCGGTGGTCGCCGCGCCGATCTTCAAGAAGCTCGGGCTCGGCACGGTGCTCGGCTATCTCGCCGCCGGCATCGTCATCGGCCCGGTTTTCCACGGCATCACCGACGGCGAACAGATCCTTGCCGTCGCCGAACTCGGCGTCGTCTTCCTGCTCTTCATCATCGGGCTGGAACTGAAACCCAGCCGTCTGTGGCAGATGCGGCGCGACATTTTCGGCCTCGGCACGGCGCAGGTGGTGGTGACCGGGCTGGCGCTGACCGCACTCGCCTGGTTTTCTCAAGTGCTCGACTGGCGCGGCAGCATCGTCGCCGGCTTTGGCCTGGCGCTGTCGTCGACCGCCTTCGCGATGCAGATCCTCGAGGGCGACGGCGACGTCAATACGAGATACGGGCAGCGCTCCTTCTCGATGCTGTTGTTCCAGGACCTGGCGATCGTGCCGCTCTTGGCGCTGATCACCGTGCTCGACGGCGGCGGCAAGAGCAGCCATGCGCCGCTTGCCGATTTCGCGGTCGCCGTCGGCGCGGTCGCGGCGATGGTCGTCATGGGGCGTTACCTGCTGACGCCGCTCTTCCAGATCATCGCCCGGACCGGCGCGCGCGAAGCGATGATTGCCGCGGCCCTCTTCGTCGTCATGGGATCGGCAAGCCTGATGCAGCTCGCCGGGCTTTCGATGGCGATGGGCGCTTTTCTCTCCGGGGTGATGCTCGCCGAATCCTCCTACCGACACGAGCTGGAGGCCGATATCGAGCCCTTCCGCGGCGTGCTGCTCGCCATCTTCTTCATCGCCGTCGGCCTGTCGCTGCAGCTCGACGTGCTCGCCGAAAACGCGCTCTTCGTCATCGTCGCCGTACCGATCGTCATGGCCGTCAAGGCGATCATCATCTACGGGCTCTGCCGGGTTTCCGGCTCCCCGCACGACGATGCGATCCGCATTGCCTTCCTGCTGCCGCAGGGCGGCGAATTCGGCTTCGTGCTGTTTACCGCGGCGGCAACCGTCGGGCTGATGGCGGCGAGCACGGCATCGCTGCTGGTGGCGATCGTCACGCTGTCGATGGCGCTGACGCCGATCGGCGCGGCTCTTTCGAAGCGGCTGCTCAGCGGCGATGAGCATGAGGAGTTGGACGAGGACTTCGAAGGTGCGGGCGCCGATGTTCTGATGGTCGGCTTCTCGCGTTTCGGCCAGATCGCCGCCCAGATCCTGCTTGCCGGCGGCCGCAGCGTCACCGTCATCGATTTTTCGGCGGACCGCATTCGCCAGGCCTCCGCCTTCGGATTCCGCATCTATTTCGGCGACGGGGCCCGCAAGGACGTGCTGCGCTCGGCCGGCATCGAGCGGGCAAAGATCGTGCTCGTCTGCACTCAGAAGAAAGAGATCACTGACAAGGTGGTCGAGCTGGTGCAGGCGGACTATCCGCACACAAGGCTCTATGTCCGCTCCTACGACCGCATCCATTCGATCGAGCTGCGCAACAAGGGTGTCGATTACGAACTGCGCGAAACCCTGGAATCCGGCCTGCTGTTCGGGCGGCGGACGCTGGAGGCGCTCGGCGTCTCCGAAGTCGACGCCTATGAGATCGGCGAGGATATCCGCAAGCGCGACGAGGCGCGGCTGGTGCTGCAGGTGTCCGAAGGGCTGCAAGCGGGCCGCGACATGCTGTTTTCCCATCCCGTCCGCCCCGAACCGCTGGTCAAGCCGAAGCGCGCCGCCGATCCCTTCGAGGACGATCCGCTGGCGGGAACGGTGGATGCGACGGTGGAGGCCTGA
- a CDS encoding 3'(2'),5'-bisphosphate nucleotidase CysQ yields MSDREKARWQSDLTLIADAAKEAGAVAFGFFNQSPEVWWKNGDRSPVSAADFAANKTLETILRKARPDYGWLSEETDDDAGRLLRETLFIVDPIDGTRAFLGGQKVWCVSVAVVHRGRPVAGVLYAPALEELYEAVDGGVALKNGVPFTVSAAGPEETSRLAIGEDLLKTFPVEFRDRVSRQKHIPSLAYRIAMVADGRLEATFVKSNSHDWDLAAADLILSCAGGRLVDLEGRPVVYNSADVTHNILCAAPTPRIGEFLTAFAGRRDS; encoded by the coding sequence ATGAGCGATAGGGAAAAGGCCCGCTGGCAGAGCGATCTCACGCTGATCGCCGATGCTGCGAAAGAGGCCGGGGCGGTCGCGTTCGGCTTCTTCAACCAATCTCCCGAGGTCTGGTGGAAAAACGGCGACCGCTCGCCCGTCAGTGCCGCCGATTTCGCCGCCAACAAGACGCTCGAAACCATTCTGCGCAAGGCCCGGCCGGATTATGGCTGGCTGTCCGAAGAAACCGACGATGATGCCGGCCGCCTCCTGCGCGAGACGCTGTTCATCGTCGACCCGATCGACGGCACACGCGCCTTTCTCGGCGGCCAGAAGGTCTGGTGCGTCAGCGTCGCGGTCGTTCATCGCGGCCGGCCGGTCGCCGGCGTGCTCTATGCCCCGGCGCTCGAGGAACTCTATGAGGCCGTCGACGGCGGCGTCGCGCTGAAGAACGGCGTGCCCTTCACCGTCTCTGCCGCGGGACCGGAGGAAACGAGCCGCCTGGCGATCGGCGAGGACCTGTTGAAGACCTTTCCCGTTGAATTTCGCGACCGGGTCAGCCGCCAAAAACACATTCCCTCGCTGGCCTATCGCATCGCCATGGTGGCGGACGGTCGCCTCGAAGCCACCTTCGTCAAAAGCAATTCGCATGACTGGGATCTCGCCGCCGCCGATCTGATCCTTAGCTGCGCCGGCGGCCGCCTCGTCGATCTCGAAGGCAGGCCGGTCGTCTACAACAGTGCCGACGTGACCCACAATATCCTCTGCGCAGCGCCGACGCCCCGCATCGGTGAGTTCCTCACGGCCTTTGCGGGACGACGAGACAGTTGA
- a CDS encoding PepSY-associated TM helix domain-containing protein yields the protein MSTIAAAGPAEDAASGVSLYRAIWRWHFFAGLLVIPFMLNLAVTGSLYLFKDEINNSFFGYRYIVQPSGQALPAERIVEIAAAAVPGSAATSYKEPAGPERSAIVTVAGNAGATLVFVDPYAGKVLDVVGSTDEFNYVVKRIHSLAFFGGIANRLIEITGGFAMVLVVTGIYLWWPRRQTGGVVSVRGTPGRRVFWRDLHAVTGAFAGVLIFFLAITGMPWSGYWGANANAWLTEHGLGYPVQLWDDVPKSQKVTEDILPKSGWIVEKAPVPLSDIAAAQSAKPIGLDKAVEIARRLGMAPGFDVAIPSDETGVYTASLYPDDLADERTIHIDQYSGKPLIDIGFNQYPFLGKAIEWGINVHQGQEWGRFNQLLMLATCLAIILSCVSAVIMWWKRRPAGRLGVPPMPPKRSVYYGLWLITAIFAVAFPMSGLAIVAMIAFDQMVVRFVPVLKRVVA from the coding sequence ATGTCGACTATCGCTGCCGCCGGACCGGCGGAAGACGCCGCCAGCGGCGTTTCGCTCTACCGCGCCATCTGGCGCTGGCATTTCTTTGCCGGGCTTCTCGTCATACCCTTCATGCTCAATCTGGCCGTGACCGGATCGCTCTATCTCTTCAAGGACGAGATCAACAACAGCTTCTTCGGCTACCGTTATATCGTCCAGCCCTCCGGCCAGGCGCTGCCGGCGGAGCGGATCGTGGAAATCGCCGCTGCCGCGGTGCCGGGCTCGGCGGCGACCTCCTACAAGGAGCCGGCCGGACCTGAGCGATCGGCCATCGTCACCGTCGCCGGCAATGCCGGCGCGACGCTGGTTTTCGTCGACCCTTATGCCGGCAAGGTGCTCGATGTGGTCGGATCGACCGACGAGTTCAACTATGTCGTCAAGCGCATCCACAGCCTGGCCTTTTTCGGCGGCATAGCGAACCGGCTGATTGAGATCACCGGCGGCTTTGCCATGGTGCTCGTCGTCACCGGCATCTATCTCTGGTGGCCGCGCCGCCAGACGGGGGGTGTCGTCAGCGTGCGGGGAACGCCGGGCCGCCGGGTTTTCTGGCGCGACCTGCATGCGGTGACGGGCGCCTTCGCCGGCGTGTTGATCTTCTTCCTGGCGATAACAGGCATGCCGTGGTCGGGCTATTGGGGGGCGAACGCCAATGCCTGGCTGACCGAACACGGCCTCGGCTATCCCGTCCAGCTCTGGGACGACGTGCCGAAGTCGCAGAAGGTCACCGAGGACATCTTGCCGAAGAGCGGCTGGATCGTCGAAAAGGCGCCGGTTCCGCTTTCCGATATCGCCGCAGCACAATCGGCCAAGCCGATCGGTCTCGACAAAGCCGTGGAGATCGCCAGGCGGCTGGGCATGGCGCCGGGCTTCGACGTGGCCATTCCCTCCGACGAGACGGGCGTCTATACCGCCTCGCTCTATCCCGACGATCTCGCCGACGAACGCACCATCCATATCGACCAGTATTCCGGCAAACCGCTGATCGACATCGGCTTCAACCAATATCCGTTCCTCGGCAAGGCGATCGAATGGGGCATCAATGTCCACCAAGGACAGGAATGGGGGCGTTTCAACCAGTTGCTGATGCTTGCAACGTGTCTCGCAATAATTCTGAGCTGCGTGAGTGCCGTCATCATGTGGTGGAAACGGCGCCCGGCCGGCCGGCTCGGCGTGCCGCCCATGCCGCCAAAACGCTCGGTCTATTACGGCCTGTGGCTGATTACCGCCATCTTCGCCGTCGCCTTCCCGATGAGCGGGCTCGCCATTGTCGCCATGATCGCCTTCGACCAGATGGTGGTGCGGTTCGTGCCCGTGTTGAAACGCGTTGTCGCTTGA
- a CDS encoding patatin-like phospholipase family protein: MQQAEIISPKLPAISDLPTVAVAFGGGGARGLAHIHIIETLDELGIRPVAISGSSMGAIMGAGMAAGMSGAEIREHALTTVGNKTAVVARIWGLRPATVRDAVAKGIRIGQFNLERILKAFLPAELPARFEDLLVPMKVITTDYYGQNEVIIEEGELFPALAASSAIPAVFMPVRLRGRVMIDGGISNPVPYEPLMDLADIVVGIDVVGAPEGDGTHIPNRMESIFGSGQLMMQTAITLKLKLCQPHIFLRPAVGRTGVMDFLKAREVLAMSAGVKDELKFALDREIEARLKR; the protein is encoded by the coding sequence GTGCAGCAGGCAGAGATCATCAGCCCCAAACTGCCTGCGATCAGCGACCTTCCGACAGTCGCTGTCGCCTTCGGCGGCGGCGGCGCGCGCGGACTTGCCCACATCCATATCATCGAGACGCTCGACGAACTCGGCATCCGCCCGGTGGCGATATCGGGTTCGTCGATGGGCGCGATCATGGGGGCCGGCATGGCCGCCGGCATGTCGGGGGCCGAAATCCGCGAACATGCGCTGACGACCGTCGGCAACAAGACGGCGGTCGTCGCCCGCATCTGGGGCCTGAGGCCGGCGACAGTGCGCGATGCGGTGGCCAAGGGTATCCGCATCGGCCAGTTCAATCTGGAGCGAATCCTGAAAGCCTTTCTGCCGGCCGAGCTGCCGGCTCGTTTCGAGGATCTGCTGGTGCCGATGAAGGTCATCACCACGGATTATTATGGGCAGAACGAAGTCATCATCGAAGAGGGCGAACTGTTTCCCGCACTCGCGGCTTCTTCCGCCATTCCCGCCGTCTTCATGCCGGTGCGCCTGCGCGGCCGGGTGATGATCGACGGCGGCATCAGCAATCCGGTGCCCTATGAACCGCTGATGGATCTTGCCGACATCGTCGTCGGCATCGATGTCGTCGGCGCGCCGGAAGGCGACGGCACCCATATTCCGAACCGCATGGAGAGCATCTTCGGCTCCGGCCAGCTGATGATGCAGACGGCGATCACGCTGAAGCTGAAGCTCTGCCAGCCGCACATCTTCCTGCGCCCGGCCGTCGGCCGCACCGGCGTCATGGATTTCCTCAAGGCCCGCGAGGTGCTGGCCATGTCCGCCGGCGTCAAGGACGAGCTGAAATTCGCCCTCGACCGGGAAATCGAAGCGCGGCTGAAGCGCTAG
- a CDS encoding DUF4170 domain-containing protein, which produces MTDSGDKKQLLHLVFGGELESLDEVQFRDLKGLDIVGIFPDYATALSAWKSKAQQTVDNAHMRYFIVHMHRLLDPQAKGN; this is translated from the coding sequence ATGACTGACTCCGGTGACAAGAAGCAGCTTTTGCATCTCGTTTTTGGCGGCGAACTGGAAAGCCTCGATGAGGTCCAGTTCCGCGATCTGAAGGGTCTCGATATCGTCGGCATTTTCCCGGATTATGCCACGGCGCTGTCGGCCTGGAAGTCGAAGGCGCAGCAGACGGTCGACAATGCGCATATGCGCTACTTCATCGTCCACATGCATCGTTTGCTCGATCCGCAGGCCAAGGGCAACTGA
- a CDS encoding DUF2946 family protein yields the protein MIRRARQIEQWALRILCAAALVFVAFAHQAPVATASESGPADLAQYVLPDGTLPSLCVTVSDTSDQGQHDKTHSHGCEACRIGASILLPAPADVAGAPIPFAVAVERPIRPESFPRRLFPPNSGPRAPPSDPILA from the coding sequence TTGATCAGACGGGCGAGACAGATCGAGCAATGGGCACTGCGCATCTTGTGCGCGGCCGCGCTGGTTTTTGTCGCATTCGCCCATCAGGCTCCCGTCGCAACCGCTAGCGAGTCCGGTCCGGCTGACCTCGCTCAATATGTGCTGCCCGATGGAACGCTGCCGTCGCTTTGCGTCACCGTCAGCGACACTTCCGATCAAGGCCAGCACGACAAAACCCATTCGCATGGTTGCGAGGCCTGCCGGATCGGCGCCTCGATCCTGCTGCCGGCGCCGGCTGATGTCGCCGGTGCTCCGATACCCTTTGCGGTCGCAGTCGAACGGCCGATCCGGCCCGAAAGCTTCCCTCGCCGGCTTTTCCCGCCCAATAGCGGTCCCCGCGCTCCGCCTTCCGATCCGATCCTCGCCTGA